In Monodelphis domestica isolate mMonDom1 chromosome 1, mMonDom1.pri, whole genome shotgun sequence, the sequence AGGACTATCATCCCTGAAGAAACTGTTGCTATAAACATTGACCCTACAGTCCTATCAAGACTCAAGTTAGATATTGAGATTTTTTACCTCAAACAACTTAAGGTCCTTGAGATCAAGGAACAAGGAGGCCTAGGTTAAAGGGAAGTGCAATTCCAGGGCCTTTGAAGGTTTACTAGACAAGGAGCCTAAGGCTCGGACTGTGGCCATGGAATGGCCTTCAAGTGGGACTAGATAAGACAATGCCTTTTCTAAGTAACTCCTGCAGATGTGGCATGTTCCATCGCTCTACACTTGCAGATATGTAGACCTGAACCAATTTCTAGGCTATATCTGACTCTCTCAGGGCAGTAAGGCAATATTCCATGAGGAGACTGTATTTGCCAACATAGCCTTCAAATGACCTGGAGAGTAGAGAAAAGCAACCTTTGGGATTGTTGAACCTTTGAAAGGCCGCTGTTAAGCTCCAATTTTGACTACAATGGTTAAAATTTCATTCCAAGTCTCTCCAAGATTTGGGAAAACTACTCCAAGTCCATATGATTATATCTCCAGCTATCACCTTCTTTTAGCAAGTCATCAGCATTCTCTATCTCGGTCtcaatctgtctctctctccctctctcggtgtctgtctgtctgtctctctctctctctgtctctctcccctccccaccatggAACCTATTGCATGCAAGTCCCAAGGCCAAATACCACCAGCAAGCACCTGTGGCAAAAGGCTACAGCCCCAAATCCTGCCTCCCTCAAGGCCAGCAACAGTAGCACCTGGAAGAGTTTACTCTTAGGAAACATTTGGCATCTCCACCCATCTGGAAACAACACAAACCCAGAGAGAATCTGAAGGCCCTGCAGGTCTAATGCTTGAGAAGCAAACAGCCAGATGGAAGAGTGGGGATCCTATGGAAAATCTTCACTCAGCCTCCTGGACCCAAGCTCCGCAGTCACCTAGGAAAAGGCTGCGGAGACTCTGCTTTCCAAAAAAAATTGTTCCAAAAATGTGAGGCAGATACATCCAGTCAGGGCATTCTTGTGAAGAGCAGATAAGTATGatagaaagagaactggatttagaCTTGGAAATGTTGATTCAAATCTCTGATCATAAATAGAACTTTAAGAACTGGATAGGATATTGGAGTTCATCTCACCCAACCCCCTCCTtgtacagatgtgaaaactgatgCCCAGAGACTTACTCAAGGCATACAGATagtgtcagagacaagatttgaacccaagcctcctAACTCAAACTGTAACAACCTTTCTACCCTGCTAATGTGGTGAACGGATTTGAatgagagagaaggtaagaatggtgtcctcaaggagctaataATCTCTCCACTGAGGCAGAAGTAAGGCTAAACTTCTCTCTGAAAAGAATAAACACATATACAGGCCAAGAGACCAAAAGCAAGTCATTCCACTTTTCTGAgatatatttttctcatctgcaaaattgcaattcatttttataacttcTGTTAtctgtatgaacttgggcaagtcagttaacttggGAGGGCGAGGGGCATGCACGTGTACacctcaatttgctcatctatGAAGtgaggactagatgatctctagggtGTTTTCCATCTTGAAATAATCAATGAACAAGTAAGCAAGGAAGGAAATACTTTGGGTCCCGTGATCCCATCGAGACCTCACCacactgtaaaaagaaaaaaaatttgtccACAAAagggatgtgtgtgtatgtgtgtgtgtgtgtctgtgtgtctgtctctgtgcctgtatgtgtgtatacacgtTCAGGAATGGGGAGGTGGAGGAAGACAGGCTAGGGAGAGAAGTCACCCTTGTGCTAGTTTCCTGTTCCAATGATAAGAAGAAGGAACACCTAGTCCTAAAGCCCAAAAGGTCAAACATGCTGGCTCAAAACGGGCCTGACTATGGTTCTGAATCCCGTAGCAGAAACCCTGCTGCACTATGAAACGGGGAGGCAGCTTGGCCAGCGAGAGCTACTTACTCTGGGGACAGGAGATGTCTGGGCGCCTTTCCTCTGCCCGCTGGTCTCAGGGGTCAGGTCCCTGTGGTCCATCTGTACATGGCTCTCCAGGTCCTCCGCACTCTCAAACTTCACGCTGCACTCCGGACACCGGAGGCTCCCGCACGGCCGCTCACTGGGCTCTGGTGGGGTCATGCCAGACACCTGTCCGTTGGTGCTGCGGGTCATACAGCCGGCGCACAGGCCGTAGGGCAAGCCGTTGACATCCAATTTTACCAGGTCCTGCTTGTTTCGAAACTCCTTGAGGCAAAGGGCACATTTGTAGAGCTTCTGCAGGGACTGGCCGTTGGGGGAGGAGGCGGCCGAGTTGCCCGCCAGCTTCTGCATGTGGAAGGTGCCGTGGATCTTGAGCTCCAGGGTGGAGGTGACTGTCTGCATGCAGACCACGCAGCGGAAGCCGGTGAGAGAGTTGCGCAGGTCGGGGTGCATCTGGCAGTGTTCAATGAACTCCTCCTCGCTCTGAAGGGGCATCTTGCAGATGCGGCAGGTGCCCGTGTCCAGGCTCTTACTGTGTGTCACCTTGTGCTCCGTGAGCGTCAACAGTGATGGGAACCGCTCCCCGCAGATGGGGCACATGTAATGCTTGGCGGGGCCCCGGTGAGTCTGCATGTGCTCCCGCAGCCCGTTCTCCGAGAAGAAGGTCCGTGAGCAGACGTTGCACTTGTGGCTGCCTTTGATGAACTCTGCCTTCTTCCGGGAGCAGTCGTCCTCCCCGGGCCGGATGTTGTGGTCCCGTAGGCGATGGTTCTGCAGCAGAACCTCCATGGTGTAGGCGGCCCCACAAATGTCACAGCCGTACATGGGTTCCGAGGCATCCACGTCATCCTCGCTGGCCTCGTGGCTGTTGGGGGCTTCAGGGTTCTTCATGAGCATGTTCTGGATATCCGCCGGCTCTGCCTTCTTGCTGGCCGGCGGCATGCCGTTGGCCGTGCCGTTCTCCGCCGCCGCATCAAAGACGCAGTGTTTCTCCCGCAGGTGTTTCTCCAGGAGGATGATGGCGTGGAAGGCCTTGCTGCAGAACTTGCAGTTGTACTTTTTGCTATGGGTGGTGATATGGCACTGTAGCTCCACCTCAGTGCTAAAGGTCTCCCCGCAAAAGATGCACTTGTGGGACTTGGTTGGGTTGCCCAGGTGGCTGTGTTTGACGTGGATCTGCAGGTCCACCTCCTTCCGGAAGTCCCAGTTGCAGGCTGTGCAGCGGTACATCTTCTTTTCGTTGCTGTGTTTCACCGCCAAATGCACTTGGATGGAGACCTTGGAATCAAAGACTTCTTGGCAGAGTGTGCAGTGATAGAGCACGAAGGTATGCATGTCCAGCAAATGTTTTTGCAAATCGTCCACGGACGAGAACTGTTTATCGCAGCTCTCACACACATAATGGGTCGAAGTGGTCATGTAGTGGACCGTGAGGTGCTGAAGAAGTGAGTCCTGGGAGTCAAAGTCTTCTTTACACTGAGGGCACGACTGTTTCCTTAAAAGCAGCTCCAGATGCAATTTTAAATGGGTTTGGAAACTTTCAAAGTTGGAGAACTTGAGATCACACTGATTGCATGGGTATTCACCATTGGAAACCGAGTTGATGCTAGCAGAGAGTCTCTGCCTTTTAGGGGAAGAGACTTCCACATCAGAAGAAACTGGGCTCTGCTCTGCCTTAGACTTTTTGTTGTGTGCCAATGGAATATTCTTGTGGTTTTCTTTGATATGCTTTGTAAGCTTTAGAATGGAGCCAAAAATGGGGGAGTTTGTGCAATACGGGCAGGAGTAAACTTCCATAAACGACTGTGTTGGCTGTACAACAGGGGATTCCAGTTTTGAGTTGCCCACATTGCAGTGGGTCTGCTGGATGTGTTCCGTGAGGGAGGACTCTGTGAGGAAGCCCATGGAGCACTGGTTGCAGAAGAAGGCATTGTTGCCATCTGCAGGGTTGGCATTGGGGCCACAGTGGGTGACGCGAATGTGCTCCTGGAGGCTATTGATGTCGGCGAACATCTCAGGGCAGTAGTTGCAGTGGAAGGCGGAGATGTTACTGAACTGCATCATGGGGTAGGCGTGGTTCTTGTGGACCTTCCGCACATGCTCGTTTAGGTTGTACAGCGTGGGCATAGAGTCCAGGCAAACCTGGCACGTGTGGCTCTGTTGGGGCTTGTCCACGTGGATCGTCTTCAGGTGAATCTCCAGGACGGCCAGGCTGTTAAAGTCTCTCTTGGAGCAGTAGGGGCAGCTGTAGGTGACCTTGGACCAGCTCTGCCCCTCCTCCCGGTCCACAGCCCGGATCTTTTTCTGGCCCCGTAAAGGCTTCAACGTGGAGTCTGGGGTGGAGCCTCGCTCCACAGAGGCGCTGGAGTCAGGGGTGGCACTGCTCATGGATGCCACGCTGCCCAGCACCGGGTCAGGGCTGATGCTGTGGTTGCTAGAATCTGGCTGCCGGTGGCTATCCAGGTGGCAATAGACCTCCTCCACCGAGGAGAACTGCTCGGGGCACATGGGGCACTTGTGTTTCTTGTTGGCATGGGCTTGATGGATATGGGCAAGCAGCGAGTTCTCGTCCACAAACACCTCCGGGCAGTGGATGCACTGCAGGTCAGCCTTCTCCGAGAGCTGGGGATGGCGGGTCAAGACGTGCTTCTCCAGCTCCTCAGTCTGGCTGAAGGTGTCCTCGCAGTAGTCACACATGAAGTCGTCCTTCTTCGTCTCCTTCTCCGACTTGGCGACGTGCTCCTTGTTCTTCTTATGGGCCTGCATGTGGCTCTGCAGGGAGCTGGTGGAGGAGAAGCCCCGCTTGCACACCGTGCACTTGAAGGGCTTGCTTGAGCTGTGGGTCTTGAGGTGGATCTTGAGGTGGTCGCTGCGGGAGAAGGCCGCCTCGCACTCGTGGCAGTGATATTTCTTGTCGCCCGTGTGGAGTTTGATGTGCCGGTCCCGGCTCCTCTTATGCTTGAAGAGCCGGCTGCAGTAGGTACACTTGAAGGGGAGCTTGTCGCTATGGATCTGCTCGTGCCTCTTAAGGTAGCTCAGGCGGATGAAGGACTTGTCACAAAACTGACACGGGTAGGGCAGGCCGGtccccccttcctcctctccgATGCCGAGGTCACACCCATCTCCTATCATCTGAGTAGGTGACGCAACATCTTTGCTGGAGGGAGATGAAGCCACCCAGGAGAGC encodes:
- the ZNF423 gene encoding zinc finger protein 423 isoform X1 codes for the protein MSRRKQAKPRSVKVEEGESSDFTLTWDSSVTPSGGLGGEQENDTKGSRALEDRNSVTSQEERNEEDEDMEDESIYTCDNCQQDFESLADLTDHRAHRCPGDGDDDPQLSWVASSPSSKDVASPTQMIGDGCDLGIGEEEGGTGLPYPCQFCDKSFIRLSYLKRHEQIHSDKLPFKCTYCSRLFKHKRSRDRHIKLHTGDKKYHCHECEAAFSRSDHLKIHLKTHSSSKPFKCTVCKRGFSSTSSLQSHMQAHKKNKEHVAKSEKETKKDDFMCDYCEDTFSQTEELEKHVLTRHPQLSEKADLQCIHCPEVFVDENSLLAHIHQAHANKKHKCPMCPEQFSSVEEVYCHLDSHRQPDSSNHSISPDPVLGSVASMSSATPDSSASVERGSTPDSTLKPLRGQKKIRAVDREEGQSWSKVTYSCPYCSKRDFNSLAVLEIHLKTIHVDKPQQSHTCQVCLDSMPTLYNLNEHVRKVHKNHAYPMMQFSNISAFHCNYCPEMFADINSLQEHIRVTHCGPNANPADGNNAFFCNQCSMGFLTESSLTEHIQQTHCNVGNSKLESPVVQPTQSFMEVYSCPYCTNSPIFGSILKLTKHIKENHKNIPLAHNKKSKAEQSPVSSDVEVSSPKRQRLSASINSVSNGEYPCNQCDLKFSNFESFQTHLKLHLELLLRKQSCPQCKEDFDSQDSLLQHLTVHYMTTSTHYVCESCDKQFSSVDDLQKHLLDMHTFVLYHCTLCQEVFDSKVSIQVHLAVKHSNEKKMYRCTACNWDFRKEVDLQIHVKHSHLGNPTKSHKCIFCGETFSTEVELQCHITTHSKKYNCKFCSKAFHAIILLEKHLREKHCVFDAAAENGTANGMPPASKKAEPADIQNMLMKNPEAPNSHEASEDDVDASEPMYGCDICGAAYTMEVLLQNHRLRDHNIRPGEDDCSRKKAEFIKGSHKCNVCSRTFFSENGLREHMQTHRGPAKHYMCPICGERFPSLLTLTEHKVTHSKSLDTGTCRICKMPLQSEEEFIEHCQMHPDLRNSLTGFRCVVCMQTVTSTLELKIHGTFHMQKLAGNSAASSPNGQSLQKLYKCALCLKEFRNKQDLVKLDVNGLPYGLCAGCMTRSTNGQVSGMTPPEPSERPCGSLRCPECSVKFESAEDLESHVQMDHRDLTPETSGQRKGAQTSPVPRKKTYQCIKCQMTFENEREIQIHVANHMIEEGINHECKLCNQMFDSPAKLLCHLIEHSFEGMGGTFKCPVCFTVFVQANKLQQHIFAVHGQEDKIYDCSQCPQKFFFQTELQNHTLSQHAQ
- the ZNF423 gene encoding zinc finger protein 423 isoform X2; protein product: MIGDGCDLGIGEEEGGTGLPYPCQFCDKSFIRLSYLKRHEQIHSDKLPFKCTYCSRLFKHKRSRDRHIKLHTGDKKYHCHECEAAFSRSDHLKIHLKTHSSSKPFKCTVCKRGFSSTSSLQSHMQAHKKNKEHVAKSEKETKKDDFMCDYCEDTFSQTEELEKHVLTRHPQLSEKADLQCIHCPEVFVDENSLLAHIHQAHANKKHKCPMCPEQFSSVEEVYCHLDSHRQPDSSNHSISPDPVLGSVASMSSATPDSSASVERGSTPDSTLKPLRGQKKIRAVDREEGQSWSKVTYSCPYCSKRDFNSLAVLEIHLKTIHVDKPQQSHTCQVCLDSMPTLYNLNEHVRKVHKNHAYPMMQFSNISAFHCNYCPEMFADINSLQEHIRVTHCGPNANPADGNNAFFCNQCSMGFLTESSLTEHIQQTHCNVGNSKLESPVVQPTQSFMEVYSCPYCTNSPIFGSILKLTKHIKENHKNIPLAHNKKSKAEQSPVSSDVEVSSPKRQRLSASINSVSNGEYPCNQCDLKFSNFESFQTHLKLHLELLLRKQSCPQCKEDFDSQDSLLQHLTVHYMTTSTHYVCESCDKQFSSVDDLQKHLLDMHTFVLYHCTLCQEVFDSKVSIQVHLAVKHSNEKKMYRCTACNWDFRKEVDLQIHVKHSHLGNPTKSHKCIFCGETFSTEVELQCHITTHSKKYNCKFCSKAFHAIILLEKHLREKHCVFDAAAENGTANGMPPASKKAEPADIQNMLMKNPEAPNSHEASEDDVDASEPMYGCDICGAAYTMEVLLQNHRLRDHNIRPGEDDCSRKKAEFIKGSHKCNVCSRTFFSENGLREHMQTHRGPAKHYMCPICGERFPSLLTLTEHKVTHSKSLDTGTCRICKMPLQSEEEFIEHCQMHPDLRNSLTGFRCVVCMQTVTSTLELKIHGTFHMQKLAGNSAASSPNGQSLQKLYKCALCLKEFRNKQDLVKLDVNGLPYGLCAGCMTRSTNGQVSGMTPPEPSERPCGSLRCPECSVKFESAEDLESHVQMDHRDLTPETSGQRKGAQTSPVPRKKTYQCIKCQMTFENEREIQIHVANHMIEEGINHECKLCNQMFDSPAKLLCHLIEHSFEGMGGTFKCPVCFTVFVQANKLQQHIFAVHGQEDKIYDCSQCPQKFFFQTELQNHTLSQHAQ